The following coding sequences are from one Candidatus Aquicultor sp. window:
- the carB gene encoding carbamoyl-phosphate synthase large subunit: MPRRNDIKKILIIGSGPIIIGQACEFDYSGTQACKVLREEGFEVVLVNSNPATIMTDPEFADRTYIEPITPEIVEKIIAKERPQALLPTLGGQTGLNTAVALAESGVLDTYGVELIGAKLPAIKKAEDRSEFKAAMEKIGLEVPKSGFAYDLNDAKALADELGFPLVVRPSFTLGGTGGGIAFNMEEYVAIVSNGLMLSPVSECLIEESVIGWKEYELEVMRDLKDNVVIICSIENFDPMGIHTGDSITVAPAQTLTDVEYQVLRDASVEIIREIGVETGGSNIQFAVNPEDGRVVVIEMNPRVSRSSALASKATGFPIAKMAAKLAVGYTLDEIANDITKETPASFEPTIDYVVTKIPRWAFEKFPETDATLTTKMKSVGEAMAIGRTFKESLQKAIRSLEIDRYGLSGDGKDEIDPDQLNNKLAIPNQDRMFYIKYALENGMSDDEIIELTKIDPWFIDQMRQIVEAEKEIAGFSLADMPDELLREAKRYGFSDRQLAHLTGSTELEVRERRIDAGIVVTFKTVDTCGAEFEAHTPYYYSTYESECEVAPSTRDKVMILGSGPNRIGQGIEFDYCCVHASFALREEGFESIMVNCNPETVSTDYDTSDRLYFEPLTYEDVMNIVEKEKPKGVIVQFGGQTPLKLAKSLGEAGVPIIGTSPDSIDLAEDRKRFDVLLRNLEINQPPNGTATSYEEALEVARKIGFPVLVRPSYVLGGRAMEIVYSEDKLEAYIVKAVKASPDHPILIDKFLEGAIEVDVDAICDGDDVLIGSIMEHIEEAGVHSGDSACVIPPYTLSDEIINQIKEYTIKLAKELTVRGLLNIQYAVQGQTVYVLEVNPRASRTVPFVSKSVGVPLAKIAAKVMIGKTLKEMDCLEVPTIEHVSIKEAVLPFGRFPEVDTVLGPEMKSTGEVMGIDTSFGIAFAKAQISAGLNLPTKKGSVFISVRNQDKRSIIFPAQRLHQLGFKIYATKGTATMLTRNGVPTEALKKVQEGRPNVIDLIKNREVDLVINTPSGRGARVDGYEIRTTSAAYGVPCITTLAAATAVVQGIDALIGGDLDVKAIQDYHKTTLEAKQITEAPVGIE; this comes from the coding sequence ATGCCGAGAAGAAACGATATCAAGAAAATCTTAATAATCGGAAGCGGGCCGATCATCATCGGTCAGGCGTGCGAGTTCGACTACTCGGGCACTCAGGCATGCAAAGTGCTAAGAGAGGAAGGTTTTGAGGTTGTGCTGGTCAACAGCAACCCGGCAACGATCATGACCGACCCGGAGTTTGCCGACCGCACCTATATCGAGCCGATAACCCCGGAGATCGTCGAGAAAATCATCGCAAAGGAGAGGCCACAGGCGCTCTTGCCGACGCTTGGCGGGCAGACCGGCTTAAACACCGCTGTCGCGCTTGCTGAAAGCGGCGTACTCGATACGTATGGCGTCGAGCTTATCGGTGCTAAGTTGCCGGCAATCAAGAAGGCGGAAGATCGCAGCGAGTTTAAGGCAGCGATGGAGAAAATCGGCCTTGAAGTGCCGAAAAGCGGATTTGCATACGACCTCAACGACGCAAAAGCGCTTGCCGACGAACTTGGCTTCCCGCTCGTTGTTCGCCCGAGCTTTACGCTTGGCGGCACCGGCGGTGGTATCGCTTTCAATATGGAAGAATATGTTGCTATCGTTTCAAACGGTCTCATGCTCTCACCGGTCTCGGAATGTCTCATCGAAGAATCGGTTATTGGGTGGAAAGAATACGAGCTCGAGGTCATGCGCGACCTCAAGGATAATGTCGTTATCATCTGCTCGATTGAGAATTTTGACCCGATGGGCATCCACACCGGCGACTCCATCACCGTTGCCCCGGCGCAAACGCTTACCGATGTCGAATACCAGGTGCTTCGCGATGCGTCGGTTGAGATCATCCGCGAAATCGGCGTTGAAACCGGCGGTTCAAATATCCAGTTCGCAGTTAACCCGGAGGACGGCCGGGTTGTCGTTATTGAAATGAACCCGCGCGTAAGCCGTAGCTCGGCGTTGGCATCTAAAGCGACAGGCTTCCCAATCGCCAAAATGGCGGCAAAACTTGCCGTGGGATACACACTCGATGAAATCGCAAACGATATCACCAAAGAGACGCCGGCATCGTTCGAGCCGACTATCGATTACGTGGTAACCAAGATCCCGCGCTGGGCGTTCGAGAAGTTCCCGGAGACCGATGCGACCCTTACGACCAAGATGAAATCGGTCGGTGAGGCCATGGCGATCGGGCGCACGTTTAAAGAATCACTGCAAAAAGCGATTCGCTCGCTTGAAATCGACCGTTACGGCTTAAGCGGTGACGGCAAGGACGAGATCGATCCCGACCAATTGAATAATAAACTGGCGATCCCGAATCAGGACCGCATGTTTTATATAAAGTACGCGCTCGAGAACGGCATGAGCGATGATGAGATTATCGAACTTACCAAGATCGACCCCTGGTTCATCGACCAGATGCGCCAAATCGTCGAGGCGGAGAAAGAAATCGCAGGTTTTAGCCTGGCCGATATGCCTGATGAGCTTTTGCGCGAGGCAAAACGCTACGGGTTCTCAGACCGGCAACTCGCGCATCTAACCGGTTCAACCGAGCTTGAGGTGCGTGAACGCCGTATCGACGCCGGTATTGTTGTCACATTTAAAACGGTAGATACCTGCGGCGCCGAATTTGAGGCCCACACACCGTACTACTATTCAACCTATGAGTCAGAGTGCGAAGTTGCGCCGTCAACGAGAGATAAAGTTATGATTCTCGGCAGCGGTCCGAACAGAATCGGCCAGGGTATCGAGTTCGATTACTGCTGCGTCCACGCTTCATTTGCCCTGAGAGAAGAGGGCTTTGAGTCCATTATGGTCAATTGTAACCCGGAGACGGTTTCCACCGATTACGACACATCAGACCGCCTCTATTTCGAACCGTTGACTTATGAGGACGTCATGAACATAGTCGAAAAAGAGAAACCAAAAGGGGTTATCGTGCAGTTCGGCGGCCAGACGCCTCTTAAACTTGCAAAATCGCTTGGTGAAGCAGGCGTTCCGATCATCGGTACGTCGCCGGATAGTATCGACCTTGCTGAAGATAGAAAACGCTTCGACGTGCTCCTTCGCAACCTGGAAATCAATCAGCCGCCAAACGGTACGGCGACGAGCTACGAAGAGGCGCTCGAAGTGGCGCGTAAGATCGGCTTCCCGGTCCTCGTTCGCCCGAGTTACGTGCTTGGTGGCCGCGCTATGGAAATCGTCTATTCGGAGGATAAACTCGAAGCTTATATTGTAAAAGCGGTTAAAGCGTCGCCGGATCATCCCATCCTTATCGATAAATTCCTCGAGGGAGCTATAGAGGTGGATGTCGATGCGATCTGCGACGGAGACGATGTTCTCATCGGCAGTATTATGGAACACATCGAAGAAGCCGGCGTGCACTCAGGCGATTCTGCCTGCGTAATTCCGCCCTATACATTAAGCGATGAAATTATCAATCAAATAAAGGAATACACAATAAAGCTAGCGAAAGAACTAACTGTACGGGGCCTCCTAAATATTCAGTACGCCGTGCAGGGGCAAACGGTTTATGTGCTTGAGGTTAACCCCAGGGCATCACGTACGGTACCGTTTGTCAGCAAGTCGGTCGGTGTGCCGCTTGCAAAAATCGCGGCAAAGGTTATGATTGGCAAGACGCTCAAGGAGATGGATTGTCTTGAAGTGCCGACTATCGAGCATGTGTCTATCAAGGAAGCGGTATTACCGTTCGGGCGTTTCCCGGAGGTAGATACTGTTCTTGGGCCTGAGATGAAATCGACCGGCGAGGTCATGGGTATCGACACATCGTTTGGTATAGCGTTTGCGAAAGCGCAGATAAGCGCCGGGCTGAACCTTCCGACCAAAAAAGGGAGCGTCTTTATCAGTGTTCGCAACCAGGATAAACGTTCGATAATATTCCCGGCTCAGCGGTTGCATCAGCTTGGTTTTAAGATTTACGCGACCAAGGGCACGGCTACGATGCTTACGAGAAACGGTGTACCGACAGAAGCGCTCAAAAAAGTGCAGGAAGGGCGGCCAAACGTCATCGACCTTATTAAGAATAGAGAGGTCGACCTGGTCATTAACACACCATCCGGTCGCGGTGCCAGGGTCGACGGGTATGAGATTCGAACCACGTCGGCGGCCTACGGTGTCCCGTGCATAACAACGCTGGCAGCGGCAACGGCCGTTGTACAAGGGATTGACGCGTTAATTGGCGGAGACCTTGATGTGAAGGCCATCCAGGATTACCATAAAACAACGTTGGAAGCGAAACAAATCACCGAAGCCCCGGTGGGTATTGAATAA
- the carA gene encoding glutamine-hydrolyzing carbamoyl-phosphate synthase small subunit has translation MGILNKKRAILALEDGTVFHGYGFGAAGETSGEVVFNTSMTGYQEILTDPSYAGQIVTMTYPLIGNYGVNKDDSESRKPFVEGFVVREASNIHSNWRAKGSLQGYLAENGIVGIEGVDTRALTKHIRSAGAMRGVISGDGDTEAAVIDKAKGSPSMVGRDLVKDVTVEKPYSWNSMQGGAYKVVAYDFGIKANIIRCLSEAGCNINIVPATTPADEVLAMNPDGIFLSNGPGDPAAVTYAIQTIRELLGKKPVFGICLGHQLLSLAIGGETYKLKFGHRGGNQPVKNLLNGRVEITSQNHGFSVNPASLDVSEQPWQVGQTIPLGGWAGKSEVGNIEVTHINLNDGTVEGLRCLDIPAFSVQYHPEAAPGPHDARYLFEQFIELMKSTKR, from the coding sequence ATGGGTATTCTAAACAAGAAGAGAGCAATATTAGCACTCGAAGACGGAACGGTTTTTCACGGATATGGCTTCGGTGCCGCCGGTGAAACGAGCGGTGAAGTTGTCTTTAACACCAGCATGACCGGTTACCAGGAGATATTGACAGATCCATCCTATGCCGGGCAAATCGTTACGATGACATATCCCCTTATCGGAAATTATGGGGTTAATAAGGACGATAGCGAATCGAGAAAACCGTTTGTCGAGGGCTTTGTTGTACGCGAGGCTTCGAATATTCACAGCAATTGGCGTGCAAAAGGATCGCTCCAGGGATATCTGGCCGAAAACGGAATCGTCGGTATTGAGGGCGTCGATACACGCGCGCTCACAAAACACATCCGAAGCGCCGGGGCTATGCGCGGCGTGATTTCGGGCGATGGTGACACTGAGGCGGCTGTAATAGATAAGGCTAAGGGTTCGCCGTCAATGGTCGGCCGCGATTTAGTAAAGGATGTGACGGTCGAGAAACCGTATTCGTGGAACAGCATGCAGGGCGGCGCATATAAAGTCGTCGCGTATGATTTTGGAATTAAGGCGAATATTATCCGCTGCTTGTCCGAGGCGGGCTGCAACATCAATATTGTGCCGGCGACAACACCGGCCGATGAAGTGCTGGCGATGAATCCTGACGGCATCTTCTTATCGAACGGCCCTGGCGATCCGGCCGCGGTAACCTATGCGATACAAACCATCCGCGAACTCTTAGGCAAGAAGCCGGTCTTCGGTATCTGCCTCGGGCACCAGCTGCTTTCGCTGGCGATCGGCGGAGAGACATATAAATTAAAATTCGGCCATCGCGGCGGCAACCAGCCGGTCAAGAACCTGCTGAACGGCCGCGTGGAGATAACCAGCCAGAATCACGGCTTCTCCGTGAATCCCGCCTCGCTCGATGTCAGCGAACAGCCGTGGCAAGTAGGTCAAACAATCCCGCTCGGCGGTTGGGCCGGCAAAAGCGAGGTCGGCAACATCGAGGTTACCCATATTAATCTAAACGACGGAACGGTTGAGGGACTACGCTGCCTCGATATTCCGGCGTTTTCAGTACAGTATCACCCGGAAGCGGCCCCAGGCCCGCACGACGCCCGATATTTGTTCGAGCAGTTTATTGAATTGATGAAATCGACAAAAAGGTAG
- a CDS encoding dihydroorotase: MSKYLIKSGRVIDPANNRDDVLDILIEDGIVTAVDKNITAVAEEIDAGGKVVAPGLVDMHVHLRDPGRTDEETIETGLRAAVKGGFTSIACMPNTDPVADSASVIEYIKRQAANVGFGNVYPIGAITHGLAGERLSEMGELIQAGVVGFSDDGKCVMNSQLMRRALEYAKMWDKPVISHAEECYLAHGGQIHEGYWSTVLGLKGIPAAAEEVIIARDILLAELTGGKLHIAHISTAGSVELVRRAKEKGINVTCEATPHHLTLTDENLKEYNTNFKVNPPLRTQADVDALHQGLKDGVIDAIASDHAPHARHEKEMEFDYAPFGMIGLETTLSVILTDLVEAGILSLGDAIAKMSIGPAKILGIKKGSIATGAVAEIILIDTKAILEVNALKFESKSINTPYARRQLKGVVTDVFSGGKHIIKDRVIIEGCDETPVVFDAYKSDR; this comes from the coding sequence ATGAGTAAATATCTTATAAAAAGTGGCCGGGTAATCGACCCGGCGAACAACAGAGACGATGTGCTCGACATTCTTATCGAGGACGGCATAGTTACCGCGGTCGATAAAAACATCACGGCGGTTGCCGAAGAAATCGATGCCGGCGGCAAAGTTGTTGCACCGGGTTTGGTGGATATGCACGTTCACCTGCGCGATCCCGGGCGTACCGATGAGGAAACTATAGAAACAGGCCTACGAGCAGCGGTAAAAGGCGGCTTTACGAGCATAGCCTGTATGCCGAACACCGACCCGGTTGCAGACTCGGCCTCGGTTATTGAGTACATAAAGCGCCAGGCTGCAAACGTAGGCTTCGGGAATGTCTACCCGATCGGCGCAATTACGCATGGTCTTGCCGGCGAACGTCTCTCCGAGATGGGCGAGCTCATACAGGCCGGCGTAGTCGGTTTCTCAGATGACGGCAAGTGTGTGATGAACAGCCAGCTCATGAGACGCGCGCTTGAGTACGCCAAGATGTGGGACAAACCGGTGATTTCGCACGCCGAGGAATGTTACCTCGCGCACGGCGGTCAGATTCATGAGGGTTACTGGTCAACAGTGCTAGGCTTAAAGGGTATTCCGGCCGCAGCTGAAGAGGTCATCATCGCACGAGATATCCTGCTCGCCGAGCTAACCGGCGGCAAATTGCATATTGCGCATATTAGCACGGCAGGAAGCGTCGAGCTGGTACGCCGTGCCAAGGAGAAGGGGATTAACGTCACCTGCGAGGCGACGCCGCATCACTTAACGCTGACAGATGAGAACCTGAAAGAATATAACACGAACTTTAAGGTAAACCCGCCACTTCGCACGCAAGCAGATGTTGATGCGCTCCATCAGGGGCTAAAAGATGGTGTAATCGATGCAATTGCCAGCGATCACGCACCGCACGCCAGACATGAGAAGGAAATGGAATTCGATTACGCGCCGTTCGGCATGATCGGCTTAGAGACTACGCTCAGCGTGATACTAACCGACCTTGTTGAAGCAGGAATCCTGAGCCTCGGCGATGCAATCGCTAAGATGAGCATTGGACCTGCGAAGATACTAGGGATCAAAAAGGGAAGTATCGCGACAGGCGCGGTAGCCGAGATTATACTCATAGATACTAAAGCTATACTAGAGGTTAATGCACTAAAATTTGAATCAAAAAGCATTAACACACCGTATGCGAGACGCCAGCTCAAAGGCGTTGTAACGGACGTGTTTAGCGGTGGAAAGCATATTATTAAGGATAGAGTAATAATTGAGGGTTGTGATGAAACCCCAGTTGTTTTTGACGCATACAAAAGCGATCGATAG